The window CGCTCTCGGCAGAGGGAGTAGCCGTCCTGGTACGGCAGCATCACGTCGAGCACGACGAGGTCGGGGCGGTCGTCGCGCCAGGCGCTCGCGCCGGCGCGCCCGTCGCCGGCGTGTCGCACCTCATGACCCTCGGCCTCCAGGTTGTCCGTGAGGACGGAGACGAGCACCGCCTCGTCCTCGATGATGAGCACCCTGGCGCCGGCCACGCCGCCGCTCACGCGACCGCCCTCGCCGCGGCCCGTCGACGGCGCGCGGCCGGCGCGGCGACGAGCGGCACCAAGACGGTGACGACCGTGCCGCCGCCGACACGCCCCTCGAGCCGCACCCGACCGGCCATGGCCTCCACCGCCCGCCTCACCAGGTAGAGGCCGAGGCCCAGGCCCGGCGCCGTGCGCGTCAGCTCGTTCCCCACCCGGTAGAACCGGTCGAAGACGCTCGCCCGCTCGGCCTCGGGCACGCCGCTGCCCCTGTCCTCGACCCGCAGGCGCGCCCAGGCGCCGTGACGGTCGACGCTCACCTCCACGCGCTTGACGGGCCCGGGCGTGTACTTCACGGCGTTGTCGACCAGGTTCTCCACGACGGTGGCGACGTCGTCCGCCCGCGCCGCCACCGTGAGCGGACCCTCGGCCACCACCAGTTCGACCGCGGCGCCGCGCGCCTCGTAGGCCGGCGTGGCGCGGTCGAGCGCCGCTCTCACCAGGCGCGCCAGGTCGTGCGGCGCCGGCGCCGGCAGCGCCGCTCCGGCCTCCAGCCGAGCGGTGGCCAGGACCTGCTCGCCGGTGCGCTCGATGCGCTCCACCTCGAGGCTCATGGTGCGCAGGTAAGCCTGCACCTTCTCCGGTGGGAGCGCCCGCAGTTGCAGCGTCTCGACCAGCAGCCTCAGGGTGCTGACCGGCGTCTTGAACTCGTGCCCGACGGCGTCGAGGAAGTTGCGTTGCCTGCGCTTCAGCTCCCGCTCGAGCCGGAGGCTGCGGCCGATGATGAAGAGCCCCGCCATGACCACCAGCACGAAGAACGGACCCTCGAACGAGAACATCCGCACCACGCGGCGCTGCGAGCTCAGGAACGCCTCCATCCCGGTCGCGTCGACCTCGACACCGCCGCCGGGCGCCAGGCGCAGGTACGGCTCGCGCGCCAACGCCGCCGCCACCTCGTCGTCGGCCCCCAGCTCCAGGAGCGCGTCCAGCGTGGCGGCCTCGAGTTCGAGGCTCGCGAGCCTGCCCGCGCCGACCTCCGCCACGTAGCGGCTCATGAAGAAGAGCCACCACCCCATCTGAGCGGTCACGA of the Trueperaceae bacterium genome contains:
- a CDS encoding HAMP domain-containing histidine kinase; translated protein: MTGGAFTSRSATRAAFVVIIVFVTAQMGWWLFFMSRYVAEVGAGRLASLELEAATLDALLELGADDEVAAALAREPYLRLAPGGGVEVDATGMEAFLSSQRRVVRMFSFEGPFFVLVVMAGLFIIGRSLRLERELKRRQRNFLDAVGHEFKTPVSTLRLLVETLQLRALPPEKVQAYLRTMSLEVERIERTGEQVLATARLEAGAALPAPAPHDLARLVRAALDRATPAYEARGAAVELVVAEGPLTVAARADDVATVVENLVDNAVKYTPGPVKRVEVSVDRHGAWARLRVEDRGSGVPEAERASVFDRFYRVGNELTRTAPGLGLGLYLVRRAVEAMAGRVRLEGRVGGGTVVTVLVPLVAAPAARRRRAAARAVA